A region from the Lentimonas sp. CC4 genome encodes:
- a CDS encoding ATP-binding protein, with translation MKLSEHPFIQSISADRRDTILSEVEVLHLQPGDIIFLENSPPDALYVILEGIVSFTKEKPDHSNQHVSTSGEGSFFGEVGVFTGEKRALDASALSNCVVGRVPEETVKKIIEDAEPVKKVLESVIEHLRSTTSHYMEEVMRKEKLSLVGTMISSILHDFKNPFSIISLGSHIIQQRHGEADPKTAKICGNIESQIRRMVDMANDLAAFARGDGEIEIAHVSMEQLLHHFKELNAPFFQDESVTIEMSPNNVSLEGDASKLLRVLQNLIANAIDAIHLTDKPGNIAITAIDKGHTIYLSIADNGPGIPEEIQSRFFEPFVTFGKSEGTGLGTAIARSIIDAHHGNIIFSTSAKGTTFTIQLPKEFKPSSSSSLDSKKLAR, from the coding sequence ATGAAACTGTCGGAACATCCCTTCATCCAAAGTATCTCTGCAGATCGGCGCGATACCATCCTCAGCGAAGTGGAAGTCCTGCATCTTCAGCCTGGTGACATCATCTTTCTCGAGAACAGCCCGCCCGACGCCCTATATGTCATCCTCGAAGGCATTGTATCCTTCACCAAGGAGAAGCCTGACCACTCAAATCAACACGTCAGCACTTCCGGCGAAGGCAGCTTCTTTGGCGAAGTCGGTGTATTCACTGGCGAAAAACGCGCACTGGATGCCAGCGCCCTTAGCAATTGCGTCGTCGGTCGCGTCCCAGAGGAAACAGTAAAAAAAATCATCGAGGACGCTGAGCCCGTCAAAAAAGTGCTCGAAAGCGTCATCGAACACCTAAGAAGCACGACCTCCCATTATATGGAGGAAGTCATGCGCAAGGAAAAGCTTTCGCTGGTCGGCACCATGATCTCGTCCATACTGCACGATTTCAAAAATCCGTTTTCTATTATTAGCCTCGGCTCACACATCATCCAACAACGCCACGGAGAGGCAGATCCGAAGACCGCAAAGATCTGCGGTAACATCGAGTCACAAATCCGCCGCATGGTCGATATGGCCAACGACCTAGCCGCCTTTGCACGAGGTGATGGTGAAATCGAGATTGCCCACGTATCAATGGAGCAACTCTTACATCACTTCAAAGAGCTAAACGCCCCGTTCTTTCAGGACGAGAGCGTGACGATTGAGATGAGCCCCAACAACGTCTCTCTAGAAGGCGACGCCAGCAAGCTCCTACGCGTCCTACAAAATTTAATCGCCAATGCAATCGATGCGATTCACCTGACCGATAAGCCAGGGAACATCGCAATCACCGCGATTGACAAAGGTCATACCATCTACCTGTCCATCGCCGACAACGGCCCAGGCATCCCTGAAGAGATACAAAGCCGGTTCTTCGAGCCATTCGTCACCTTTGGTAAAAGCGAAGGCACAGGACTAGGCACCGCAATTGCGCGCTCCATCATCGATGCGCACCATGGTAACATCATCTTCTCGACCAGCGCAAAAGGCACGACATTCACGATCCAACTACCCAAAGAATTCAAACCATCGAGCAGCAGCTCCCTGGATTCCAAGAAGTTAGCCCGCTAA
- the rfbB gene encoding dTDP-glucose 4,6-dehydratase: protein MNILVTGGAGFIGSNLIRTLIQNTEHTVLNLDALTYAGNRHSLKDLESHPRYQFSHTNICDAQAIDQVFTDYQPDWIMHLAAESHVDRSIDGPDAFIQTNVVGTLNMLQSARRRYHTLSGAKKAAFRFLHVSTDEVYGSLGAKGLFTETTPYDPHSPYSASKAASDHLARAWSDTYHLPVIVTNCSNNYGPFQFPEKLIPVVLLKALRGEAIPIYGTGENIRDWLYVGDHADALHTVIAKGAIGETYNIGGYNERQNIDLVKLLCDLLDELKPRTDRQRYADQITFVADRPSHDLRYAIDASKIKRELGWTPKQDHTSGFRATVQWYLDNTAWTEQILDGSYQLERLGNS from the coding sequence ATGAACATTTTAGTCACAGGCGGCGCAGGATTTATCGGCAGTAATTTGATTCGGACGCTCATTCAAAACACCGAACACACCGTCCTCAACCTCGACGCACTCACCTACGCCGGGAACCGCCATTCTCTCAAAGACCTCGAGAGCCACCCACGCTATCAATTCAGCCACACCAATATCTGCGATGCACAGGCGATTGATCAAGTCTTCACCGACTACCAGCCCGACTGGATCATGCACCTCGCAGCCGAGAGCCATGTAGACCGATCCATTGATGGCCCAGATGCCTTCATACAAACCAACGTCGTAGGCACTTTGAATATGCTACAATCCGCGCGGCGCCGATACCACACCTTAAGTGGAGCTAAGAAAGCAGCCTTTCGCTTTCTCCACGTCTCCACCGACGAAGTATACGGCTCACTAGGGGCGAAAGGCTTATTCACTGAGACCACTCCCTACGATCCGCACTCTCCATACTCCGCAAGCAAAGCCGCATCGGACCATCTCGCCCGAGCATGGAGCGACACGTATCACTTACCTGTCATCGTCACAAATTGCTCTAACAACTATGGCCCCTTTCAGTTCCCCGAAAAACTCATCCCTGTCGTTCTCCTAAAAGCACTACGCGGCGAAGCGATCCCAATCTATGGCACTGGTGAAAATATCCGCGACTGGCTCTACGTAGGTGATCACGCGGACGCACTTCATACCGTAATAGCAAAGGGAGCCATCGGCGAGACTTACAATATCGGCGGTTACAATGAGCGGCAAAACATCGATTTAGTAAAATTACTGTGCGACCTACTCGACGAACTCAAACCACGAACAGACCGTCAACGCTATGCCGATCAAATCACATTTGTAGCAGATCGCCCCAGTCACGACCTGCGCTACGCAATCGACGCCTCGAAAATCAAGCGCGAGCTCGGCTGGACGCCCAAGCAGGATCACACCTCAGGCTTCCGGGCAACGGTTCAATGGTATCTCGACAACACGGCATGGACTGAGCAAATCCTAGACGGCAGCTACCAACTGGAGCGCCTCGGGAACAGCTAA
- the nspC gene encoding carboxynorspermidine decarboxylase: MAQDPTPPLTPERLAALRAIPFEKAPSPSYIVHLDRLEENCQLLKSVAERSGAKILLALKGFACHSTFPLIKRYLSGTTSSGLHEALLAHELFGKEIHVYSAAYKDTELIHLSRFAHSLVFNSAQQLSRGIEQLPPANRPELGLRVNPEYSEVDTELYDPCSPASRLGTTRAALDHALSKLPGNPLEQLDGLHFHALCEQDADALEHTADAFEEKFGDLIPGLKWLNFGGGHHITRPGYDIDRLCCTVQRFRERYGVDVYLEPGEAVALHTGVLVVTVLDLIEAGGHQIAILDTSATCHMPDVLEMPYRPNILDAAEPSELPHTYRLGGMSCLAGDVIGDYSFAEPLQIGQRIVFLDMSHYTMVKNSTFNGVPLPAISLFSEHSGLQVARKFGYEDYRNRLS, from the coding sequence ATGGCTCAAGATCCGACACCTCCCTTGACTCCCGAACGCCTCGCCGCGCTTCGGGCCATTCCATTTGAGAAAGCACCTTCTCCTTCCTACATTGTGCACCTCGACCGCCTAGAGGAGAACTGCCAGCTGCTCAAATCTGTCGCCGAACGCTCAGGCGCAAAAATCCTGCTGGCTCTCAAAGGGTTCGCTTGCCACAGCACCTTCCCACTCATTAAGCGCTACCTCAGCGGCACCACTTCCAGCGGACTGCATGAAGCACTACTCGCCCACGAGCTCTTCGGCAAAGAAATCCACGTCTACTCCGCAGCCTACAAAGACACCGAACTCATACACCTGAGCCGGTTCGCGCACAGCCTCGTATTTAACTCTGCCCAGCAGCTCTCCCGAGGGATCGAACAACTCCCACCCGCCAATCGCCCCGAACTAGGCTTGCGCGTCAACCCCGAATACTCCGAAGTCGACACCGAGCTCTACGACCCCTGCTCCCCCGCGTCCCGACTCGGCACCACGCGCGCTGCACTAGACCACGCACTTTCTAAACTCCCTGGCAATCCACTCGAACAACTCGACGGCCTACACTTCCACGCACTCTGCGAGCAAGACGCCGACGCGCTCGAACACACTGCCGACGCCTTCGAAGAAAAATTCGGCGACCTCATCCCTGGCCTCAAATGGCTCAACTTCGGCGGGGGACACCACATCACCCGCCCAGGCTACGACATTGATCGCCTCTGCTGCACCGTCCAACGCTTCCGTGAGCGCTACGGCGTTGACGTTTATCTAGAGCCAGGCGAAGCGGTAGCGCTCCATACCGGCGTGCTGGTTGTCACGGTGCTCGACCTCATTGAAGCTGGCGGCCACCAAATAGCCATTCTCGACACTTCAGCGACCTGCCATATGCCAGACGTGCTGGAGATGCCCTATCGCCCGAACATCCTCGACGCAGCAGAACCAAGCGAGCTCCCCCACACCTATCGACTCGGCGGCATGTCTTGCCTCGCCGGCGACGTGATCGGCGACTACTCGTTTGCCGAGCCACTACAAATCGGGCAGCGCATAGTCTTCCTAGACATGTCACACTATACGATGGTCAAAAACTCGACTTTCAACGGCGTGCCACTCCCCGCCATCAGTTTATTCAGCGAACACTCCGGCCTTCAGGTAGCCCGAAAGTTCGGCTACGAAGACTACCGCAACCGCCTTTCATAA
- the thrS gene encoding threonine--tRNA ligase: MKEMSPLEELRHSCSHVLATAILRLFPKTQLDIGPPTDNGFYYDIDLDKKLDAADLEAIEAEMKKVIKENQRFTRIECSREDAIAKIKEIGQETYKIGRLDDIPEGEQVSFYQNGEFIDLCAGPHVGYTKKIKAFKLLSIAGAYHRGDEKNKQLQRIYGTAFPSKVELTEYLERLEQAKARDHRKLGKELKLFHIDEAVGAGLTLWTPNGAVIRQELQNFISEELRMADYDQVFTPHIGKLGLYRTSGHFPYYKESQFPPIVDPGTVDRLATEGCSCSDLSNQLDSGEVDGYLLKPMNCPMHIKIFDSQPHSYRDLPVRLAEFGTVYRWEQSGELNGLTRVRGFTQDDAHLFCTEDQISQEIKGCLDLVKLVFNTLGMSDYRVRIGLRDPDATKYVGDAEKWDKAEEALRDAAKTLGVDFVEEPGEAAFYGPKIDFVVKDVIGREWQLGTVQVDYNLPERFDLNYIGADNEKHRPVMLHRAPFGSMERFCGVLIEHFAGSFPTWLAPEQVRILPMNDDLVPQAREIEKLLKAAKIRVTVDAIADKLGAKIRKVHVDKVPNFLVLGKQEAEQGLVKVNSRANKSLEGLKTPAEFVTELLQIIANKTLPDPKEDA, from the coding sequence ATGAAAGAAATGTCTCCACTCGAGGAACTCCGCCACTCCTGCTCGCACGTGCTCGCCACTGCTATTCTGCGTCTTTTCCCAAAGACGCAGCTCGATATTGGCCCTCCCACGGACAACGGTTTTTACTACGACATCGACCTCGACAAGAAGCTTGATGCAGCTGACCTCGAAGCCATCGAGGCCGAGATGAAGAAGGTGATCAAAGAGAACCAACGCTTCACCCGTATCGAATGCTCACGCGAAGATGCTATCGCGAAGATCAAAGAGATCGGCCAAGAAACCTACAAAATCGGCCGTCTCGACGACATCCCCGAAGGCGAGCAAGTCAGCTTCTATCAGAACGGTGAATTCATCGACCTCTGCGCCGGCCCACACGTTGGCTACACCAAAAAGATCAAAGCCTTTAAGCTACTCTCCATCGCAGGTGCGTATCACCGCGGCGACGAGAAGAACAAACAACTTCAACGCATTTACGGCACCGCTTTTCCAAGCAAAGTTGAGCTCACTGAATACCTAGAGCGCCTCGAGCAAGCCAAAGCACGCGACCACCGCAAGCTCGGCAAAGAGCTCAAGCTCTTCCACATCGACGAAGCTGTCGGCGCAGGGCTCACACTTTGGACGCCGAATGGTGCCGTCATCCGCCAAGAGCTACAGAACTTCATCTCCGAAGAGCTGCGTATGGCGGATTACGATCAGGTCTTTACGCCGCACATCGGCAAGCTCGGCCTCTACCGCACATCGGGTCACTTCCCTTATTACAAGGAGTCGCAGTTCCCGCCGATTGTCGATCCCGGCACAGTCGACCGTCTCGCGACTGAAGGTTGCTCCTGCAGCGATCTATCCAATCAGCTCGATTCGGGTGAAGTCGACGGCTACCTGCTCAAGCCGATGAACTGCCCGATGCACATCAAGATCTTCGACAGCCAGCCGCACTCCTACCGCGACCTGCCGGTGCGTCTTGCTGAGTTCGGCACCGTCTATCGCTGGGAGCAATCCGGCGAGCTCAACGGCCTCACTCGCGTCCGTGGCTTCACTCAAGATGATGCCCACCTATTCTGCACTGAGGATCAAATCAGCCAAGAAATCAAAGGCTGTCTCGATCTGGTCAAGCTCGTGTTCAACACGCTCGGCATGAGTGACTACCGCGTCCGAATCGGTCTACGTGATCCAGATGCCACTAAATATGTCGGCGATGCCGAAAAGTGGGACAAGGCCGAAGAGGCACTGCGCGACGCAGCGAAAACACTCGGCGTCGACTTCGTCGAAGAGCCAGGCGAAGCCGCTTTCTACGGCCCGAAGATCGACTTCGTGGTGAAGGACGTGATCGGCCGCGAATGGCAACTCGGCACCGTGCAGGTCGATTACAATCTACCAGAGCGTTTCGACCTCAACTACATCGGAGCCGACAACGAAAAGCACCGCCCCGTCATGCTGCACCGTGCGCCGTTTGGCTCAATGGAGCGCTTCTGTGGCGTGTTGATCGAGCACTTCGCTGGCAGCTTCCCGACATGGCTTGCTCCCGAGCAAGTTCGTATCTTGCCAATGAACGACGACCTCGTGCCGCAAGCACGCGAAATCGAGAAGCTCCTCAAGGCAGCGAAGATCCGTGTCACGGTCGACGCCATCGCCGACAAACTCGGCGCGAAGATCCGCAAGGTGCACGTCGACAAAGTGCCGAACTTCCTCGTTCTTGGAAAACAAGAAGCCGAGCAAGGTCTGGTCAAGGTCAACTCGCGCGCCAACAAATCGCTCGAAGGCCTCAAGACTCCAGCTGAGTTCGTGACCGAGCTCCTGCAGATCATCGCCAACAAGACGCTGCCCGACCCCAAAGAGGACGCGTAA
- a CDS encoding YhbY family RNA-binding protein has translation MEDSTPLSSAEKKELRGIAQRLKPHVHIGKQGLTLTVLNEIETALLKNGLIKLRFECDRATMKTYCEEIEKLRQCEYAGGVGKTGIFFREMPEEGE, from the coding sequence ATGGAAGACAGCACACCACTCTCAAGCGCCGAAAAGAAAGAACTACGCGGTATCGCGCAACGCCTCAAGCCACACGTTCATATCGGCAAACAAGGCCTGACACTCACAGTCCTGAACGAGATCGAGACCGCGTTGCTCAAGAACGGGCTCATCAAGCTTCGCTTCGAATGCGACCGTGCGACGATGAAGACCTACTGTGAAGAAATCGAAAAACTCCGCCAATGCGAATACGCCGGCGGCGTAGGCAAGACTGGTATTTTCTTCCGCGAGATGCCAGAAGAGGGAGAATAG
- a CDS encoding nitroreductase family protein, whose protein sequence is MKKRASVAFNAPIAIEHIALRALDVGLGTCWMRLFNDQAVRELFNWEPHIYPVALIPVGTADETPAARKRRPLDEWILD, encoded by the coding sequence ATAAAAAAGCGCGCGTCGGTCGCGTTCAATGCGCCCATCGCCATCGAGCACATTGCCCTGCGTGCGCTAGACGTTGGACTCGGCACCTGCTGGATGCGCTTATTCAACGACCAGGCCGTGCGTGAGCTCTTCAACTGGGAGCCGCACATCTACCCCGTCGCACTCATCCCGGTTGGCACAGCCGACGAAACGCCGGCAGCGCGCAAACGACGCCCGCTGGATGAGTGGATCCTTGATTAA